A window of the Haloarcula rubripromontorii genome harbors these coding sequences:
- a CDS encoding HAD family hydrolase — MALSFDLFGTLVTADRPSEPWDAVAESLTARSVRVPDDWEDAYRSAHREYDRGREAPLDEHVRLALASRGVEVAAETATDAVLDAFDSPVAVRNGAIEAVDAAARRGPVAVCSNCSVPGLVERTIARADIETQSGHSFDAVVASVDCGWRKPHPTIFEETADALGVALADLVHVGDDARTDGGAGRAGAQSVLLEDRSLPAIAQQLREGDLC, encoded by the coding sequence GTGGCACTCTCGTTCGACCTGTTCGGGACGCTCGTGACGGCGGACCGGCCGTCGGAGCCGTGGGACGCCGTCGCGGAGTCGCTTACAGCCCGGTCGGTCCGGGTCCCGGACGACTGGGAAGACGCCTACCGCTCGGCCCACCGGGAGTACGACCGCGGCCGGGAAGCCCCGCTGGACGAGCACGTTCGGCTGGCGCTCGCCAGCCGCGGGGTCGAGGTCGCCGCGGAGACGGCGACCGATGCCGTCCTCGACGCGTTCGACAGCCCGGTAGCGGTCCGCAACGGGGCCATCGAGGCGGTGGACGCCGCAGCGCGGCGGGGGCCGGTCGCCGTCTGTTCGAACTGCAGCGTCCCGGGGCTGGTCGAGCGAACAATCGCACGGGCTGACATCGAGACTCAGAGCGGGCACTCCTTCGACGCCGTTGTCGCCAGCGTCGACTGCGGCTGGCGGAAGCCCCACCCGACCATCTTCGAGGAGACCGCCGACGCGCTCGGCGTGGCGCTCGCCGACCTCGTCCACGTCGGCGACGACGCCCGGACGGACGGCGGCGCGGGCCGTGCGGGCGCGCAGTCGGTACTGCTGGAGGACCGCTCGCTGCCGGCGATAGCCCAGCAGCTACGGGAGGGCGACCTGTGCTGA
- a CDS encoding NTP transferase domain-containing protein — protein sequence MCGGRGTRLDAETEKPLFRVGGVPMVDRVVGALRESSVGRIVAATSPNAPDTQAHLDVPCIETPGEGYVADLDAALADDRLSRPALTVAADLPLLDGEIVDRVLNAHDGGSLTVLVPASLKRGLGVSDDTTFEDGGREVAPTGVNVVGDGPDDAWLTRDRRVAVNVNTLADARVAERWL from the coding sequence ATGTGTGGCGGGCGCGGGACGCGGCTCGACGCCGAGACCGAGAAGCCGCTCTTCCGGGTCGGCGGCGTCCCGATGGTCGACCGGGTCGTCGGTGCGCTCCGGGAGAGTTCGGTCGGACGAATCGTCGCCGCGACGTCGCCGAACGCGCCGGACACGCAGGCTCATCTCGACGTCCCCTGTATCGAGACGCCGGGCGAGGGGTACGTCGCGGACCTCGACGCGGCGCTGGCCGACGACCGGCTCTCGCGGCCGGCCCTGACCGTCGCCGCGGACCTGCCGCTGCTCGACGGCGAAATCGTTGACCGCGTACTCAACGCACACGACGGCGGCTCGCTGACGGTCCTGGTCCCGGCCTCGCTGAAACGCGGGCTCGGCGTGAGCGACGACACGACGTTCGAAGACGGTGGCCGGGAGGTCGCGCCGACGGGCGTCAACGTCGTCGGCGACGGCCCCGACGACGCCTGGCTCACGCGGGACCGACGGGTCGCGGTCAACGTCAACACGCTCGCCGACGCCCGCGTCGCGGAACGGTGGCTGTGA
- a CDS encoding translation initiation factor IF-5A, with protein sequence MAREQTEVRELDEGSYVMIEDTPCKINSYSTAKPGKHGSAKARIDAKGVFDGKKRSLSQPVDAKVWVPIVNRKQGQVVSTDGNDAQVMDLDTYDTFTMRVPEDIDLQPDDEIEYLQYEEQRKITRS encoded by the coding sequence ATGGCAAGAGAGCAGACCGAAGTTCGAGAGCTCGACGAAGGAAGCTACGTCATGATTGAGGACACGCCGTGTAAGATCAACTCCTACAGCACGGCCAAGCCGGGCAAGCACGGCAGCGCCAAGGCTCGAATCGACGCCAAGGGCGTCTTCGACGGCAAGAAGCGCTCGCTGTCCCAGCCTGTCGACGCGAAGGTCTGGGTCCCGATTGTCAACCGGAAGCAGGGGCAGGTCGTCTCCACGGACGGCAACGACGCGCAGGTGATGGACCTCGACACCTACGACACGTTCACGATGCGTGTCCCCGAAGACATCGACCTCCAGCCTGACGACGAGATCGAGTACCTCCAGTACGAAGAGCAGCGCAAGATCACACGCTCGTAA
- the cobS gene encoding adenosylcobinamide-GDP ribazoletransferase, which translates to MVLTAVRGALGFLSRLPVGHTERAWDAFVGTPAAFPLAGYVVGGLVAVPFLATGLLPAPVIAAAYLGSVVLVTGVNHADGLADLGDAAVVHGDPAERRDVMRDTTVGVGAVLALGTVLLALALAALAAAGLPPLVAVALVLSAEVGAKLSMATLACVGRPSHDGFGSAVIDGNDPRRLLASLAVTLPVAAVAVPATAVAVLTGPLLAVALSGWADRRLGGIGGDAFGAANELTRAVALHVGVAAWSLFGTPLGDWGVLAWTLS; encoded by the coding sequence GTGGTTCTGACCGCGGTCCGGGGGGCGCTGGGATTCCTCTCGCGGCTTCCGGTGGGCCACACCGAACGAGCGTGGGACGCCTTCGTCGGGACGCCGGCGGCGTTCCCGCTGGCGGGCTACGTCGTCGGCGGCCTCGTCGCGGTCCCGTTCCTCGCCACCGGCCTGCTCCCGGCCCCGGTAATCGCCGCGGCGTATCTCGGGAGCGTCGTCCTCGTCACCGGCGTCAACCACGCCGACGGGCTCGCGGACCTCGGGGACGCCGCCGTCGTCCACGGCGACCCGGCGGAGCGCCGCGACGTGATGCGGGACACGACTGTCGGCGTCGGGGCCGTCCTCGCGCTGGGGACGGTCCTACTGGCGCTCGCGCTGGCCGCGCTGGCGGCGGCCGGGCTCCCGCCGCTGGTCGCCGTCGCGCTGGTCCTTTCCGCCGAGGTGGGGGCGAAGCTCTCGATGGCGACGCTGGCCTGCGTCGGCCGGCCGAGCCACGACGGGTTCGGGTCAGCGGTGATTGACGGGAACGACCCCCGCCGGCTTCTCGCCTCGCTCGCCGTCACGCTCCCGGTCGCCGCCGTCGCCGTTCCGGCGACCGCTGTCGCGGTGCTCACCGGCCCGCTACTCGCCGTCGCCCTCTCGGGGTGGGCCGACCGCCGACTGGGTGGTATCGGCGGCGACGCCTTCGGGGCGGCCAACGAACTCACGCGCGCCGTCGCCCTCCACGTCGGCGTCGCCGCGTGGTCACTGTTCGGCACGCCGCTCGGGGACTGGGGGGTGCTCGCGTGGACGCTCTCGTGA
- a CDS encoding CobD/CbiB family cobalamin biosynthesis protein produces MLSALAVAVAAGLELAVGEPPTRIHPVAWFGRVVWTVDREWDHPLAVGGLAAVALPLGAAAIVGGSVALAGSIGPLAAVALAGLVLFLTTSLRSLLSTARGVIADTEGDLPTAREGLLALAGRDASALSAGEVRSAAVESASENLADGLVASLAAFVLGGLVAGGLGLPSLPVAAGAAAWVKAVNTMDSMLGYRSKRVGTPAARLDDAAMWLPARVSALLLALACGSPRSVARARAWLDGVPSPNSGWPMGTTAAALGVRLEKPGVYVLNPAGRLPDVATARRSVTRIGVAGAAAYLLAGLGVYAWF; encoded by the coding sequence GTGCTGAGCGCGCTGGCCGTGGCCGTCGCCGCCGGGCTGGAACTCGCCGTCGGCGAGCCGCCGACCCGGATTCACCCCGTCGCGTGGTTCGGGCGAGTCGTCTGGACCGTCGACCGCGAGTGGGACCACCCGCTGGCGGTCGGGGGGCTGGCCGCAGTGGCGTTGCCGCTCGGAGCCGCCGCTATCGTCGGCGGTAGCGTCGCGCTCGCCGGGAGCATCGGGCCGCTAGCGGCCGTCGCGCTCGCCGGCCTCGTGCTGTTTCTGACCACGAGCCTTCGCAGTCTCCTCTCGACCGCCCGTGGCGTTATCGCGGACACCGAGGGCGACCTCCCGACCGCTCGTGAGGGGTTGCTTGCCCTCGCTGGCCGCGACGCCAGCGCACTCTCCGCGGGCGAGGTCCGCAGCGCCGCCGTCGAGAGCGCGTCGGAGAACCTCGCCGACGGCCTCGTCGCGTCGCTCGCCGCGTTCGTCCTAGGCGGACTCGTCGCCGGGGGCCTGGGCCTGCCGTCGCTTCCCGTCGCCGCTGGCGCGGCGGCGTGGGTCAAGGCCGTCAACACGATGGACTCGATGCTGGGCTACCGGTCGAAGCGGGTCGGAACGCCCGCGGCGCGGCTCGACGACGCCGCGATGTGGCTCCCGGCCCGAGTGAGCGCGCTCCTGCTCGCGCTCGCCTGCGGGTCGCCGCGGTCGGTGGCCCGCGCCCGGGCCTGGCTGGACGGCGTCCCCTCGCCGAACTCCGGGTGGCCGATGGGGACCACCGCCGCGGCGCTTGGCGTTCGACTCGAAAAGCCGGGCGTGTACGTGCTGAACCCCGCTGGGAGGCTCCCCGACGTGGCGACGGCCCGGCGCAGCGTGACCCGAATCGGCGTCGCCGGAGCGGCGGCGTACCTGCTTGCCGGGCTGGGGGTGTACGCGTGGTTCTGA